From the Ciona intestinalis chromosome 2, KH, whole genome shotgun sequence genome, one window contains:
- the LOC100181408 gene encoding immunoglobulin-binding protein 1, which yields MAEVEDRKIVDLFNEVWSAEKEISNSCDTLSDKIQGLIADTLATLSVLSQSIEQLSMFSHNEEVDEISTQDIRYLMLNALAGHLISKKKCQVQQRLEILTKSREFYVEFLKICRDYGIGPLGEIHQVLKPASDEEALLKHFPQKAKDLSSMTRAREAKIEKYKQSKLMEQQLSELQHNLGNDEQCRKYWLLVLNKWVNHVIEEMGNMDMEISMLKRMQNIPKSQIEEDRRNLRESIKPMQPFILTKDKLQAAVYGAGYPSLPTVTLDEYYEREAAAGRMPDQASKPASDKKEDEDSDDDFSDEKLKKKREFDDWKDTHRRGAGNRKNMG from the coding sequence atGGCTGAGGTTGAAGATCGGAAGATTGTCGACCTTTTTAACGAGGTTTGGAGCGCAGAGAAAGAAATTTCAAACTCCTGTGACACTCTGTCAGATAAAATACAAGGTTTGATAGCGGACACTCTCGCTACATTATCCGTGTTGTCGCAATCAATTGAACAGCTCAGTATGTTTAGTCATAATGAAGAAGTTGATGAGATTTCCACACAAGATATAAgatacctcatgctcaatgCATTGGCTGGGCATTTAATATCAAAAAAGAAATGTCAAGTCCAACAGAGACTTGAGATTCTTACCAAAAGCCGGGAATTTTACGTTGAATTCCTTAAAATTTGCAGAGATTACGGCATAGGTCCCCTCGGTGAAATACACCAAGTTTTAAAACCTGCTTCAGATGAAGAAGCATTGCTGAAACATTTTCCTCAAAAAGCAAAAGACTTAAGCTCCATGACGCGGGCAAGAGAGgcgaaaattgaaaaatataaacaatcgAAACTTATGGAACAGCAGCTGTCTGAACTCCAGCATAACTTAGGTAATGATGAACAATGTAGAAAGTACTGGCTACTAGTTCTAAATAAGTGGGTGAACCATGTTATAGAAGAGATGGGTAATATGGATATGGAAATATCTATGTTGAAACGAATGCAAAACATACCTAAGTCGCAAATTGAGGAAGATCGGAGAAATTTACGGGAGTCAATAAAACCGATGCAGCCGTTTATTTTGACTAAAGATAAACTACAAGCTGCTGTGTATGGAGCTGGCTACCCTAGCTTACCCACTGTTACATTGGACGAGTATTATGAGAGAGAAGCGGCTGCTGGGAGAATGCCGGACCAAGCGTCAAAACCTGCATCGGATAAAAAGGAAGATGAAGATTCCGATGATGATTTTTCCGACGaaaaactaaagaaaaaaagagaatttgATGATTGGAAAGACACCCATCGTAGGGGGGCTGGCAATCgtaaaaatatgggataa